The Afifella aestuarii DNA segment GGCCGCACTTTCCGGCAACCCGGAAGACATCTTCAAGACCGACGCGAAGGTGAAGGAGCTCCTGCCGGACGACAAGCACCTGCACAACTGGCTCGACATGGCGAGGGAGCGCATCCACTTCCAGGGTCTGCCGTCGCGCATCTGCTGGGTCGGGCTCGGAGACCGCGACCGACTCGGTCTCGCCTTCAACGAGATGGTGGCGAAGGGTGAACTGGAAGCGCCGGTCGTCATCGGCCGCGATCATCTCGATTCCGGCTCCGTCGCTTCGCCGAACCGCGAGACGGAATCGATGCGGGACGGCTCGGACGCGGTCTCCGACTGGCCGCTCCTCAATGCGCTTCTCAATTGCGCTTCCGGCGCGACCTGGGTGTCGATCCATCATGGCGGCGGCGTCGGCATGGGCTGGTCGCAGCATTCCGGCCAGGTGATCGTCTGCGACGGCAGCGAGGCCGCGGCGCGGCGGATTTCACGGGTTTTGTGGAACGACCCGGCGACCGGCGTCATGCGTCATGCCGATGCGGGCTATGAAGAGGCGCTCGCCTGCGCCCGCGAGAAGGGCCTGAAGCTGCCGGGGATTTTGGGCAGCTGAGGTCTCAACTCACGAGAGATCGAAAAGGCGGGCTGCGGCCCGCCTTTTCTTTGCGTGCGGTTTCGTGGACTCCAGCCGATCGTCACTCCACCCAGAGGTCGCGGCTCTTGTGCCAGCCTTCGAGCGATTCCTCCGGGTACACGTCGAAGGTCTGATCGTTCGGGCCGATATCGGGCACGACCCAGTTCGCCTTCGAGCCGAGCATCAGATGCACGCGTTCCGGCGGGATCGGCAGTTCGCTGTCGATTGCCGAGGCGAAGGGATGGATGAGTTCCGGCCAGGTCGGGTCGAACAGCCAGAGGGCGGTGGCGCAATGGCGGCAGAAATTGCGTTCCCCGGTCGAGATCTCGCAATGGCCGCCGCGATCGATTTCGGCGCGGAAGATCTCAATCGCCTCGCGGCCTTCCACTTTGAGCGTCGCGGCAATGCCGCCGAGATTGATGGCGTAACCGCCGCCGCCCGCCGTCTTGCGGCAGATGGAGCAATAGCAGAGCTGATAGGGCTGAGGCGTGTGGCTTTCGACGGAAAAGTGCACCGCGCCGCAGCGGCACGAGCCTTTCAGGGTCATTGGCATGGCGGTCTCCTCGTAAAGGGCCTTGTTTCACTCCGGCATCTAGGACGGCGCGGCGCCGTCGCGAGGGGAGGGCATGGCGCCGCCGCCTTTGAGCGCCCTGCGCCCCCGCCACGCCTCGTGCCTGCAGGCCCGACCGCTGCGGCTTGATGCGTCGCGTTGGGGGCTCCGGTTCGGAAGCCGGCAAAGTCAATGATTTCGCGGCGTTTGGCGCCTTGCCTCCTTGCAACTCTTGCCACAATCATTTCATAACGACGCGTTGCAGCACCCCAGAGGACGGACCTCATGCAGCCTTTGCCGGTGACGCTTTGATTGTCCGCAACCTCGTTGTTCCATTCAGGATGATGACATGTCGCTAGTCGCCAACACCGCGCCCCACCTTCCTTATCTGCGTCGCTTCGCCCGCGCATTGACGGGCGGGCAGAAGAGCGGAGATGCCTATGTGGTTTCCGTGCTGGAGGCGCTCGTCGAGGATCCCGATTCCTTCAATTCCGATAACGACCCGCGCGTCGAGCTTTTCAAAGCCTTCTGCCGCTACTGGAATTCGGTCGATATCAACCTGAAGGAAGACACGGTCGATCCGGTTGGCGACCCGTCCGTGCGGCGGCTCGAGGCGATCACGCCGCTGCCGCGCCAGGCCTTTCTGTTGATGTCGGTGGAAGATTTTTCCGCCGGCGAGACGGCCGAAATTCTCGGCAAGTCGGAAGAAGAGGTCTCCCGCCTCGTCGACCAGGCCGGTCGCGAAATCGCCGAGCAGGTGGCGACCGACGTCCTCATCATCGAGGACGAGCCGCTGATCGCCATGGACATCGAAACCCTGGTGAAGACGCTCGGCCACAGCGTGACCGGTGTCGCCCGCACGCATTCCGAAGCGATCAAGGCGGTGGAAGAGCATCGCCCGGGACTGGTTCTCGCCGATATTCAGCTCGCCGACGGCAGCTCCGGCCTCGATGCCGTCAATGAAATGCTGCAGTCGTTTTCCGTGCCCGTCGTCTTCATCACCGCCTATCCGGAGCGGCTTTTGACCGGCGAGCGGCCGGAACCGGCCTTCCTCATCACCAAGCCGTTCCAGCCGGACACGGTCAAGGCGGTGATCAGCCAGGCTTTGTTCTTCGAGCGCCGCGCGAGCTAGGTGCGAGGCGGCCGGAGGGGGCTCAGAACCCCGTCCGGCGCGAGGGCGCGCGCGCTGCAGGCGGCCTTCGCGAAAAAAATCGCAGCCCGTCGTTTTTTTTCGGAACCTTCCTTCGAACCCGCCGTTGTGGGTCCATAAGTAAGAGTTACGGAAACGGCGGGCGCGCCTCCTCTTCCCCCCTTTGCCCCAGCGTCCGCTGTTTCCGTCAACTTTCCAAGCAGCAAGAACAGGCCTCCTCCGGGAGGCCGTTTTTTTATGGTTCGGCTTTCTCTCCTTCGTACCGCCCGGCTTTTTCGAGGTCCCGTCGGACACAGCGAGATGGGTGCCTGCGGTGTAAGGCCGAGGGCTTTTTTCTTGTGGCGAATTATCGCCGCCATGGACGGGAACTTGATGCGCCGCCTATCGTTGTGCCGAGGACCGACCTCCGGTATGACCTGTCTCATGTATTTTCGGTGTTTTTGGCCGTGACAGCTTCACCGCCTCGCGACAAGGAAGGACGCCCTCTCGGGGCGACGCACGTCGCCAAAGCGGCGCTATGGGAGCGCTGTGCCAAGCTCCTGCGCGGCTCGCAGATCTCATTGTTTTCTCAAGACGCCGAAGGCCATTTCAACTGGGTCTTCAATTCGCCTGCGGGCTTGAGCCCCTCCACCGTGCTCGGACGCACCGATGAGGAGGTGCTGCCGCTCGCGGCGGCCGAGCAGCTCGGAGCGGCCAAGGAGGCGGCGATCCAGGAGGGCGAGATGCAGCAGGTGGAGCTGTGTCTGCCTTACGGTGACGATCCGCGCTGGTACGACGTGATGCTGGTGCCCGAAGAAGACGAGGACGGCTCGCAGACCGCGATCATCGGCGCGGCAATCGACATCACCGAGCGCAAGATCCAGGAAGAGCATCTTCGCATCGTCATGCGCGAGCTCGCGCACCGCTCCAAAAATCTGCTTGCCGTCATTCAGGGCATCGCGCGGCAGACGGCGGAAAACGCCTCTTCCACGGAGCAATTCGTCAGCCGCTTCAACGGGCGCATCTTTTCCCTGTCGCGCGCGCATGACGTGCTGACGGAGGCCGACTGGCGCGGGGCGCGCATCTTCGATCTCGTTCGCTCGCAGATTTCGCTTTATGCCGAGCCGCGGCTGAGCCAGGTCGAGATCACCGGCATCAACGGCTTTCTGCGGCCGAACGCCGCGCAATATCTCGGGCTCGCTCTGCACGAGCTCACCACCAATGCCATCAAATACGGGGCGCTCGGCACCGACGAAGGGCGTGTCGAGGTCAGCTTCGAGCGGGTGCCGGAAGATGCCGGCCGCTACCGCTTCACCTGGTGCGAGCGCAAAGGTCCGCCGGTGAAGGAGCCCAAATCGCGAAGCTTCGGCGTCGTCATGCTGTGCAATGTCGTGCCGACGACCGTCGGCGGCGAGGCAGACCTCGTCTTCGATGGCGACGGGCTGTGCTACGAGCTGACGCTCGCCAAATCGCAACTTATTCCCTGATCGCTCGGTCATGGGCAGTTGGCACGGACCCGTCGGCCTGACAGGCCGGCTCGGCCGTGAGCACCGGCTGCATCGTCTTCCGACCGGACCGAGGATCTTCTCGCGTCCCTTGCCGCCCGGTGGAACGCGCCTATCGCAAGCGCCCGAGCGGAAGGCGTGACATCACGGCATGGTCGCTTCCACGCCCGGCATTTGTGAGATCGCGAGCGACCCTATATGCAGGGTCGATAAGAAAACCCCAGGCATTCAGGACGATTTCATGGACCAGACGGCGGCGACCGCCATCGACCCGAAGCTTTTCCGCAATGTCATGTCGCGCTTTGCCAGCGGCGTGACCGTGGTTGCCGCCGAGACGGAGAGCGGTGTGCGGGCCATGACGGCGAACGCGTTTCTGTCGGGTTCTCTCAACCCGCCGCTCACGGTCGTTTCCGTTGCCAAACGCGCCCATATGCATCCGGTGCTGTCAGAGGCCGAGATCTATTCGATCAGCTTTCTCGCCCGCGAGCAGGAGGATCTGAGCAACCTTTTTGCGGGACGCAAGGTGGAGGGCGCGAAGGCGGAGTTTTTCGATTTTCACGGCGCCCCCGCGCTCGAGGGCGCTCTCGCCCATATCGCGCTCACGCCGCATGCGGTGCATGAATGCGGCGACCATTCGCTCTTCCTCGGCGAGGTCCGCGGCATGCAGGCGAAGACCGGGACGCCGCTTCTTTATTACGCTTCAGCCTATCACCACCTTGCGACCGAGCCGGAGAGCGCGACGCACAAGGTGGCGAATTTCTGGTGACACAAGGCGGCTGAAGCAGTGGGTTGGCATGGGGAAAGGTCTGTCCGGTAATTTCCCTGCGCAACTTTCCCGTGCCGCCTTGCCCTTTCTGCCGCTTTCCTCCAATCGGAAGCCGGCATGAGCCCGAAGGAGATGTTGATGAGCGACTGGCCCGTCCACGGCAAGATTACCGGCCCCATCGTGATGATCGGCTTCGGCTCGATCGGACGCGGGACGCTGCCTCTGATCGAGCGGCATTTCGAGTTCGACAAGGACCGCTTCGTCGTCATCGACCCGGTCGACACGGACCGCAAGCTCCTCGACGAGCGCGGCATCGCTTTCATCCAGAAGGAAGTGACGGCGGACAATTATCGCGAGCTTCTGACGCCGCTCCTGACCAAGGGCGAGGGCCAAGGCTTTTGCGTCAACCTTTCGGTCGATACGTCTTCGCTCGACATCATGAAGCTCTGCCGCGAGATCGGCGTGCTTTATATCGACACCGTGGTGGAGCCCTGGCTGGGTTTCTATTTCGACCGCGGCATGGACCAGGCGCAACGCACCAACCATGCGCTGCGCCAGACCGTGCGCGACGAGAAGGCACGTTCGCCGGGCGGCACGACGGCCGTCTCCTGCTGCGGCGCCAATCCGGGCATGGTGTCTTGGTTCGTGAAGCAGGCGCTCGTCGATCTCGCCGAGGCGCTGCAACTCACTTATGAAGAGCCGTCGCAGGACGATCGCGCCGGCTGGGCGAAGCTGATGCGCGATGTCGGCGTCAAAGGCATCCATATCGCCGAGCGCGACACGCAGCGTGCCAAGCATCCGAAGCCGATGAACGTCTTCTGGAACACCTGGTCGGTGGAAGGCTTCATTTCGGAAGGCATGCAGCCGGCCGAGCTCGGCTGGGGCACGCATGAAAAATGGACGCCCGAGAATATGCGGGCGCAGCAGACGGGCTGCCAATCGGCCCGTTTCATGCTGCAGCCGGGCGCCAATACCCGTGTCCGCACCTGGTGCCCGACGCCGGGCGCGCAGTACGGCTTCCTCGTCACCCACAATGAATCGGTGTCGATCTCCGATTATTTTACGATCGGCGAGGGGCTCGAACCGGAATACCGGCCGACGGTGCATTACGCCTATCACCCGGCGAACGACGCCGTTCTGTCGCTGCATGAAATGTTCGGCCAGGCCGGTCAGGCGCAGCCGAAGCACCATATCCTCGACGAGGATGAGATCGAGGACGGTATCGACGAGCTCGGCGTGCTGCTCTACGGCCACAAGAAGAACGCCTATTGGTACGGCTCGCGGCTTTCCATCGAGGAGACGCGCGATATCGCTCCCTATCAGAACGCGACCGGCCTGCAGGTGACCTCGGCCGTGCTCGCCGGCATGGTGTGGGCGCTGGAACATCCTGAAGCCGGCATCGTGGAGGCCGACGAGATGGATTTCCGCCGCTGCCTCGAGGTGCAGCTTCCCTATCTCGGGCCCGTCGAAGGCCATTACACCGACTGGACGCCGTTGACGGACCGGCCCGGGCTCTTCCCGGAAGACATCGACGACAGCGATCCCTGGCAGTTCCGCAACGTGCTCGTGCACGGATAAGCGGCACGCACTCTTCGGCAAGAAACAAGGCGGTCGCTCCGGCGGCCGCCTTTTTGTTTGGTCGGGGGCCGCGTTTCGGCGAGGCGCAGGAGACTTGTTCTGTAACACTCAGGGTTATATATCGTTTCCTGGTTGGGGGATGGCCGGGTGTGCCGGCATGAAGGTTTTCAAGAACAAGTGGTTCGCTCGATTTGCTCGGAATGAAGCGATCGAAGACGAAGTCCTTTGCGCAACGGTTGCCTATCTGGAGAGGGGTTTAATCGACGCTGATCTGGGGGGCGGGGTGATCAAGCAAAGGCTGGCTCGTCCGCAGGGAGGCAAGTCTGGAGGCTTTCGAACGATCCTCTTATTTCGTTGCGGTGATCGGGCGATATTCGTTTACGCTTTTGCCAAGAGCCGTCGTGCCAACCTGCGGAGAGACGAAGTCGTTGCTTTCAAGCGGCTTGCTTCCGAGTTTCTGAAATATGACGCAGCAGCCCTGGCAAAGGCCGTCGCGTCCGGTGCCCTGATCGAGGTTCTTTGTGATGAAATCGGCTGACGACACGTATCGAAGCGATGCTTTCGCTGCCGTGCACGAGACGGCGTCGGACCTTCATGAGGCGGGCCTCATGGACAAAGAGACCCTGCGTGGTTTCGACATGCTTTGTCTGACACCTGTGAAGGCGCTTTCTCCCGACGAGATCAAAGCGCTGCGCGAGCGTGAACGGGTGAGCCAGGCGGTCTTCGCGCGCTATCTCAACGTGACGGCGGGTCTCGTCAGTCAATGGGAGCGTGGCGAAAAGAAACCTGCAGGTCCATCTCTCAAGCTCCTGAGCCTCGTTCGAAACCGCGGTCTGCGAGCGATCGCTTAGCCTGGCGGAGAGCTGCGCGGCGGCTTTCCTATTGCAGGAAGACGCGGACGGAGGCGCCTTTGCCGGTTCGGTCGAGCACCGTGACATCGGCAAAACCCGGACCGTCCGGCTCAAAGAAGAGCTCGCGACGAAAGGCGGTGCTGCCGACCGGGCGACCATTGACGAACCAGGTGAAGGGCGGCGCGCCGTCGCGGAGTTTCACGGCGAGCGCTTCGCCATGGCCCTTACCATGTTGGTCGGCGAGGCCGAGATCGATGCGGGCACCGTCGGGCGGAAAGGCGATTTCGGGCCCTGGCGTGCCCGGACGAGCGGTGCGGGCGACATGGCGGAGCGGCGGCGGGAGATCGGCCGTCGCCACATCGAGAAGGTTCGGCGGGGCGGCGCGCAGGCGTCTGGTGGGCCCGAGGCGGGCGAAGGCTTCCAGCATGATCGGGGCCGCAGCCTCGATTCCGACGAGGCCCGGAACGGGGGTCGCATCGGCGCGGCCGGCCCAGACGCCGATCACGTGGTTTCCGTCGAAGCCGACCGCCCAGGCGTCGCGGTAGCCATACGAGGTGCCGGTCTTGAAGGCGATGTTGTCGGCCTTGGCGCCGAGCGGCGTCGGCGCGCCGGCGAGGATGTCTGAGACCTGCCAGGCCGCTGCCTCGGAGAGGACCCGGCCGAGCGGTTTGCCCGTCGCGGCTCCCGTCTGGCCCTTTTCCTCCGTCAACGAAATGGCGCGCCCGCCGCGGGCGATCGCCGCCGACAAAGTGACGAGATCGCGGAGCGTGACGCCGAGCCCGCCAAGGCCGATCGCAAGGCCCGGCGGCGAGACGTCGGACAAAGCGGGGCGCACGCCGGCGCGGCGCATGCGGGCGAGAAGCCGCGCCGGGCCGACCTCTTCCAGAAGCGTGATCGCCGGCACATTCAGAGACAATTGCAGGGCGCGGCGCACGGTGACGGTGCCCCGGTATTCGCCGTCGAAGCTCGACGGCGTGTAGCCTGAAAAGGCGCTCGGACGGTCGTCGATCAGGCTTTCGGGATGGGCGAGACCGAGCTCGAAGGAGAGGCCATAGATCAAGGGCTTCAAGGTGGAGCCCGGCGAGCGCTCGCGCTCCGTCATGTCGATGAAGCCGGCGCGGGCGAAATCGAGCGGATCGGAGGAGCCGACAGAGGCCAGAATCTCGCCGGTGCGGTGGTCGGCGACGAGGATGGCGACGCTCGTCTTGCGCCCGAGTGTCTTTGCCGCCTTGTGCGCCAGAGCCTCAAGGCGCGCCTGCGCATCCGCATCGATCGAAAGCGCGACGACGGGAGGCGCGTCGGCGCGATGGGCGAGGCGGTTCGCGAGATGGGCCGCGAGCATCGGGAAGGGATGGCGCGTGTCCGGCGAGGCTTCGGTGCGCGCCTGGCGGGCGATTTCGGGGCGGAGTGCGCCGGCCTTGGCCGCGCGGGCGAGCACACGGTCGCGCGCCTCTTTTGCCCGCTTCGGAAAACGGTCCGGCCGGCGGGCTTCCGGCGATTGCGGGATGGCGACGAGAAGCGCGGCCTCGGCCGCGGTCAGACGGCGCGGCTCCTTGCCGAAATAGGCGAGCGAGGCGGCGCGCACGCCTTCGATATTGCCGCCATAGGGGGCGAGCAGGAGATAGAGGTCGAGGATCTCGTCTTTCGACAGGCGCGTCTCAAGGGCGCGCGCCAGGAGGATCTGGTGCGCCTTGCCGGCGAGGTTGCGCGTGTCGTCGCCGCCGAGAAGCCGTGCCACCTGCATGGTGAGCGTCGAGCCGCCGGAGACAATGCGCCCGTGGCGCAGCATCTGCCAGAAGGCGCGGCCCATCGCGGCCATATCGACGCCGTGATGGGCGAAGAAGCGCTTGTCCTCATAGGCGAGAAGGAGACGGGTGAAGAGAGGGTCGACATCACCTTTCACTGCGTCGAGACGCCAGATGCCGTCCGCCACCGGGAAGGGGCGGAGCAGCGTGCCGTTGCGGTCGACGACGAGCTGCGAGGTCGGCGGGTAAAGGTCGGGCAGAGGCGTGAGATGCACTGCGAGCCGCAGGCCCGCGGGCGCTGCGAGCGCGAGGGCGCAGGCAAGCGCGAGGCCGATGCCGAGGCGGCGTCGTCCCCGGCGACGGCCGCGCGTATGGGGGCCGTTCTCGCTCAGCGCAGCGGCCCCTCCACATGCACGCGGCTGGCCTCGGTGCGGGCACGAAGCTCCGGCTCGTACATGTCTTCGATGGTGGCGGCCGGCTGCACGAAATCGCCTGGCGAGACGGCGCGAACCATGTAGGCGAGGCTGAAGCGGGTTTGATCGTCGGGCTGGCGATCGAGGGCCGCCACGAAGCGATCGGAGCGGAATTCGACATGCGCCGGCTCTGTCGACAGATCGAGCCAGTCGAGGGTGCCGACATCGCCGGAACGCAGGATGTTCGGATTGTCGATCTCAAAACCCGCCGGCAGCGGATCGTCGAGGATGAGATGGCCGGAGCCCGTCTTTTCGGCGGTGACGGTCAGAACGACGACGAGGCGGTCGCCCTGCGCCACATGGCTCGGATCGAGAGGATCCCCTTCGAGCGTGAAGGTTTCGCGCGCGATCAGATAGCCATTGCCGGAGGCGGGTTCGGGCGAGGCCGGCTTGCCGGTCGCACTGATCGCCACATCGACGGGCGAGTCGGCGAGATTGGCGATTTTCGGTCCCTCGCCTTGCAGGGCGTCTTCCTCGATCATCGTCGACATCGGCCCGTCATAGCGTTTGCCTGCGACCTCGAGTTCCGGCCGGGCGGCGCTTTGCATCAGCGCATGGGCGGCCATCAGCGACCAGGCGTCTTCCTGCGTACTGGTGCGCTTTTCCTCGGCGCGCCGGTCGGCGACGAAATTGGCGAGAAGCGGCAGATCGACGGAATCGGCGCTCGTCTCGGAGGCGAGGGTCAGGATTGCCGCGCCGTCGCGGAGCTTGGAGCCGTAATCGCTGCGCCGCTGATCCGATGCGGCGTACTCAAGCTCGGACACCGCGCGCCGGAAGACCGTCTGCGACAGGCTGCGATCGCCATAAAGGGCAAGGCCCGCGCCGATCTGCGCCTTGGCGAGCGGGGTGGCGAAATCACCGAGCTTCGTCTCGGCGTAATAGCGGAGGTCGCCGATCGCGGCGCGGCCGTTTTGCGCGAGCACATAAAGCGCATAGGCGATGTCTTCGCCGCCATCTGAGAAGTCGGAGGCATAGGCGATGCGGTTCTTCAGATTGTCGAGCGCGATCGTGAAGGCCGTCTCGGGAACCTCGTGGCCGGCGCGGCGAGCGCGGGTCAGGAAATCGCTCACATAGGCATCGAGCCAGAGATCGTCGGAGCCCGGACCCCAGAGGCCGAAGCCGCCGCTGGCGCTTTGATAGGCGAGGACCGATTCGATCGCCTTATCGATGCGCTTGTCGGTTTCCGCATCGCTGCCGAGGCCGGCGGCAACCGCGACGTCGTTGAGATAAACGAGCGGCAGAGCGCGGCTCGTCAGCTGTTCGGCGCAGCCATAGGGATAGCGGTCGAGTTTTCGCAGGATCTGCGGCACGTCGATGCGACCGGCTCCGGAGGCGGAGACGCGCACCTTGCCCGAACCCGGGACGAGGCCGTCGAGAAGATCGGACGAGAGATCGACCGATCCGCTCGGCGCGAGCGTGACGAAGGAGGTGCGGACGACTTCCGGCGTCGCATCGCGAACGGTGAGCGCCAGATCCTTTTCCAGAACCTCGCCCGACGGTGTGGTGAGGCGGACCGAAAGGGTCGCATCGCCTTCCTTGCCGGCCGTCACCGGCAGGAGGAGCTGGCTGCGGGCGCTCTCGGCGAGGTCCGTCTCGACGGGGGAGCCTGCGACGCTCACGATCTCGTCGTCGCTGCTTGCGACCTCGACCGAAACGGGCCCGGCGGGGCCTTCCACATGGGTGAGATCGAGCGCGAGGCGGGACTGGTCGCCCGGCGCCATGAATTGCGGCAGGGCGGTCGAAACCACCACGGGGTCGCGGATGAGGACGTCGTTTTCGGCATGGCCGACGCCCTTTTCACCCCAGGCGAGGGCCATCAGGCGCACGGTGCCGTTGAAATCGCCGATCGGCACGGAGACCGTTACCTTGCCGTCCGGCCCGGCTTTCACGATGCCGGAATGCCAGGCGACGAGGTTCTCGGTCGGCGCGGGGCCCTCGAAGCGGGCGAGTGCCGCATCGCCACCGGTGCGGACACGGCCCGGTGCGCCCTGGAAACGGTCGATCAGGGACGAATAGATGTCGCGGATTTCAACGCCGAGACGGCGCTGGCCGAGATAATAGCTTTCCGGATCGGGCGTTTCGAAGCCGGTCAGGTTGAGGATGCCGAGATCGACGGCGGCGAGCGTCACATAGGCTTCTTCGCCCTCGGCAAGGTCGGCGATCTCCACGCTCGCCTCGAAAGCCTGGCGCGGTTTGGCGCTTTCGGGCGCGTCGATGGTGACGGCAAGCCGCTGCGCGGGATTTTCGACGCCCGCCCAGGACAGGCCGAGGGCACGCGCCGGCATGCGCTTCGCTTCGAGATCCATCGGGCGGTAGAGCGCGGCCGTCACATAGGCGCCCGCACCCCAGTCTTCCGTCACGGGAAGTTCGATTTCCGTGGAGCCTTCTGACACCTCGACGGATTTCGTCGTCACGATGCGGTCGTCGATCACCATCACCTGGGCGATGCCGGCAAAGCGCGGCTCCAGATGCACCGTCGCGGTGTCGCCGATGCGGTAGCGTTCCTTGTCGAGTGAGAGCTTCAGGAATTCCGGCGTTTCGAGCGTCTTCGGGGCGGAATACCAGCCGGCCTCGAAGGTCATGCTGGCGGGAAGGAGCGAGCCGTCCGCCTTGGCGATTTCAAGCTCGTACTTGCCCCATTCGACATCGGCCGCAATCTTGGCCGGGTCCTCGGCGGAGATCGAGACATTGCCGCTCGCCACGCGCTGGCGCGTCTCGATCGTCTCGTAGTTCCAGCGCCCGCCGGACCGGTACCATTGGTAATTCGTGTCGATCTTGGAGAGGGTCCA contains these protein-coding regions:
- a CDS encoding GFA family protein: MPMTLKGSCRCGAVHFSVESHTPQPYQLCYCSICRKTAGGGGYAINLGGIAATLKVEGREAIEIFRAEIDRGGHCEISTGERNFCRHCATALWLFDPTWPELIHPFASAIDSELPIPPERVHLMLGSKANWVVPDIGPNDQTFDVYPEESLEGWHKSRDLWVE
- a CDS encoding response regulator, giving the protein MSLVANTAPHLPYLRRFARALTGGQKSGDAYVVSVLEALVEDPDSFNSDNDPRVELFKAFCRYWNSVDINLKEDTVDPVGDPSVRRLEAITPLPRQAFLLMSVEDFSAGETAEILGKSEEEVSRLVDQAGREIAEQVATDVLIIEDEPLIAMDIETLVKTLGHSVTGVARTHSEAIKAVEEHRPGLVLADIQLADGSSGLDAVNEMLQSFSVPVVFITAYPERLLTGERPEPAFLITKPFQPDTVKAVISQALFFERRAS
- a CDS encoding sensor histidine kinase, which gives rise to MFSQDAEGHFNWVFNSPAGLSPSTVLGRTDEEVLPLAAAEQLGAAKEAAIQEGEMQQVELCLPYGDDPRWYDVMLVPEEDEDGSQTAIIGAAIDITERKIQEEHLRIVMRELAHRSKNLLAVIQGIARQTAENASSTEQFVSRFNGRIFSLSRAHDVLTEADWRGARIFDLVRSQISLYAEPRLSQVEITGINGFLRPNAAQYLGLALHELTTNAIKYGALGTDEGRVEVSFERVPEDAGRYRFTWCERKGPPVKEPKSRSFGVVMLCNVVPTTVGGEADLVFDGDGLCYELTLAKSQLIP
- a CDS encoding flavin reductase family protein, with protein sequence MDQTAATAIDPKLFRNVMSRFASGVTVVAAETESGVRAMTANAFLSGSLNPPLTVVSVAKRAHMHPVLSEAEIYSISFLAREQEDLSNLFAGRKVEGAKAEFFDFHGAPALEGALAHIALTPHAVHECGDHSLFLGEVRGMQAKTGTPLLYYASAYHHLATEPESATHKVANFW
- a CDS encoding homospermidine synthase, which encodes MLMSDWPVHGKITGPIVMIGFGSIGRGTLPLIERHFEFDKDRFVVIDPVDTDRKLLDERGIAFIQKEVTADNYRELLTPLLTKGEGQGFCVNLSVDTSSLDIMKLCREIGVLYIDTVVEPWLGFYFDRGMDQAQRTNHALRQTVRDEKARSPGGTTAVSCCGANPGMVSWFVKQALVDLAEALQLTYEEPSQDDRAGWAKLMRDVGVKGIHIAERDTQRAKHPKPMNVFWNTWSVEGFISEGMQPAELGWGTHEKWTPENMRAQQTGCQSARFMLQPGANTRVRTWCPTPGAQYGFLVTHNESVSISDYFTIGEGLEPEYRPTVHYAYHPANDAVLSLHEMFGQAGQAQPKHHILDEDEIEDGIDELGVLLYGHKKNAYWYGSRLSIEETRDIAPYQNATGLQVTSAVLAGMVWALEHPEAGIVEADEMDFRRCLEVQLPYLGPVEGHYTDWTPLTDRPGLFPEDIDDSDPWQFRNVLVHG
- a CDS encoding type II toxin-antitoxin system RelE/ParE family toxin; the encoded protein is MKVFKNKWFARFARNEAIEDEVLCATVAYLERGLIDADLGGGVIKQRLARPQGGKSGGFRTILLFRCGDRAIFVYAFAKSRRANLRRDEVVAFKRLASEFLKYDAAALAKAVASGALIEVLCDEIG
- a CDS encoding helix-turn-helix domain-containing protein → MKSADDTYRSDAFAAVHETASDLHEAGLMDKETLRGFDMLCLTPVKALSPDEIKALRERERVSQAVFARYLNVTAGLVSQWERGEKKPAGPSLKLLSLVRNRGLRAIA
- the pbpC gene encoding penicillin-binding protein 1C, which gives rise to MHLTPLPDLYPPTSQLVVDRNGTLLRPFPVADGIWRLDAVKGDVDPLFTRLLLAYEDKRFFAHHGVDMAAMGRAFWQMLRHGRIVSGGSTLTMQVARLLGGDDTRNLAGKAHQILLARALETRLSKDEILDLYLLLAPYGGNIEGVRAASLAYFGKEPRRLTAAEAALLVAIPQSPEARRPDRFPKRAKEARDRVLARAAKAGALRPEIARQARTEASPDTRHPFPMLAAHLANRLAHRADAPPVVALSIDADAQARLEALAHKAAKTLGRKTSVAILVADHRTGEILASVGSSDPLDFARAGFIDMTERERSPGSTLKPLIYGLSFELGLAHPESLIDDRPSAFSGYTPSSFDGEYRGTVTVRRALQLSLNVPAITLLEEVGPARLLARMRRAGVRPALSDVSPPGLAIGLGGLGVTLRDLVTLSAAIARGGRAISLTEEKGQTGAATGKPLGRVLSEAAAWQVSDILAGAPTPLGAKADNIAFKTGTSYGYRDAWAVGFDGNHVIGVWAGRADATPVPGLVGIEAAAPIMLEAFARLGPTRRLRAAPPNLLDVATADLPPPLRHVARTARPGTPGPEIAFPPDGARIDLGLADQHGKGHGEALAVKLRDGAPPFTWFVNGRPVGSTAFRRELFFEPDGPGFADVTVLDRTGKGASVRVFLQ